In one Notolabrus celidotus isolate fNotCel1 chromosome 1, fNotCel1.pri, whole genome shotgun sequence genomic region, the following are encoded:
- the zgc:113307 gene encoding lumican, with product MTLLYCIVLVLLCVVGSGSATLFEGTDYGGIPLWINRLIGEPSVLSIQGRMDRAWFRANNPQACPQQCDCPIQWPTALYCDHRGLAEIPDPLPERTQYLFLQGNNISSLSSSYLANITGLRWLILDHNQLESNTLDQAFLRNQTQLYYFFANHNHLRSVPSELPVGLRQLRLAHNQISSISPETLQKLHNLTVLLLQGNRLKTISKGDLKGLVNLNLLDLSDNLFSSVPRHLPPSVQQLYLSNNSLSGLDEDSFEGFLQLKYLRLSHCGLKSHVINPQIFNVSSLVELDLSYNKLTTVPTVPTSLQYLYLEANKIQGFNLTSFCREVGPMSYSRMKILRLDGNKMTHLQLPPDWVFCLRVLQSLYI from the exons ATGACTCTCCTGTACTGTATCGTGTTGGTGCTGCTGTGTGTTGTTGGCTCTGGCTCAGCCACTCTTTTTGAAGGCACGGACTATGGTGGTATACCCCTGTGGATTAATCGCCTAATAGGTGAGCCCAGCGTGCTTAGTATACAGGGACGGATGGATCGAGCCTGGTTCAGGGCTAACAACCCCCAAGCCTGCCCTCAACAGTGTGATTGCCCCATCCAGTGGCCCACTGCGCTCTATTGCGACCACAGAGGCCTGGCAGAGATCCCTGATCCTCTGCCAGAGAGGACTCAATACCTGTTTTTGCAG GGTAACAATATATCATCCCTGTCCTCCTCATATCTTGCCAACATTACTGGTCTACGCTGGCTCATTCTAGACCACAACCAGCTGGAGAGCAACACACTGGACCAGGCCTTCCTACGGAACCAAACCCAGCTGTACTACTTTTTTGCCAACCACAACCACCTGAGATCAGTTCCCAGTGAACTACCAGTAGGACTCAGGCAGCTTCGTCTGGCCCATAACCAAATCAGCAGCATCAGCCCTGAAACTTTGCAGAAACTGCACAACCTGACAGTACTGCTACTGCagggaaacagactgaaaaccaTCTCAAAAGGAGACCTCAAAG GTCTTGTCAATCTGAACCTGCTGGACCTCAGCGACAATTTGTTCTCATCCGTCCCCAGACATTTACCTCCATCTGTCCAGCAGCTCTACCTGTCCAATAATTCCCTCTCTGGGCTGGATGAAGACAGCTTTGAGGGATTTCTCCAGCTGAAGTATCTTCGTCTAAGTCACTGTGGTCTAAAGAGCCATGTCATCAACCCTCAGATCTTCAATGTCTCCAGCTTGGTTGAACTGGACCTTTCCTATAACAAACTCACTACAGTTCCCACTGTCCCCACCTCCCTGCAGTACCTCTACCTGGAGGCCAATAAAATTCAAG GGTTCAACTTGACGAGTTTCTGCAGAGAGGTTGGACCAATGTCCTACTCCAGGATGAAGATATTACGACTGGATGGAAACAAGATGACCCACCTACAGCTGCCGCCCGACTGGGTCTTCTGCCTGCGAGTGCTTCAGAGTCTTTACATCTGA